In Betaproteobacteria bacterium, the sequence GACTGGCGCCACGACCACGATATCGTGCTCTTGAGCATGAGCCCGCTGACGCATGCCATCGGCACCATCGCGATGGCGCAGGCACTCGTGAGCGGCTTCGAGCTCGTCGTCAACGATCTACCGGCGGACTGCGACGCGCTGGCGTGGATCCAGCGCACGGGCGCGACTTACGTCATGGGCGTTCCGACGCACGCGATCGACATCCTCGAGGCCGCGCGCATCCGCGATGTACACCGGCTGGGGGCGGTGAAGGTATTCTACATGGGCGGTTCGGCCATTCCGCGTGAGACGGTACGTGCGCTGCTCGCGATGAGTGTCACGCCGCAAAGCGTGTATGGAATGACCGAGAACGGTGCCCACCAGTACACACTTCCGGACGACGATGCCGAAACCATCGCCGAGACCTGCGGACGCGCCTGCGCCGGCTACGAGGTGCGTGTATTCGATGCGGACGATCCCGATCGCGAATTGCCCACCGGACAGATCGGCGAGATCGGCGGGCGTGGCGCCTGCCTCATGCTCGGCTACTTCGACGATCAGCGCGCGACCGAACAGTCGTTCAACCGCGACGGCTGGTTCATGTCCGGCGACCTCGGCATTCTCGATACGCAGGGCCGGCTTCGAGTCGTCGGCCGCAAGAAGGACATCATCATTCGCGGCGGGCGTAACATCCATCCGGCCCGCATCGAGGATCTCGCGCGGGCGCATCCTGCCGTGCTGAAGGCGGCGGCGTTCCCGGTCGCCGACGAGCGCCTGGGCGAGCGCGTGTGTATCGGCGTGGTGCTGCGCGCCGGACAATCGCTCGCGCCCGAGGAGTTGTTGCTGCATCTGACAACGCGCGGATTGTCGAAGTACGACCTGCCCGAGTACTACGTCTCGCTCGATGCGCTGCCGCTCACGGCGAGCGGAAAGGTCCTCAAGCGCGCCTTGGTCGAGCAGGTGGCCGGGGGACGGCTGCGGCCGCAAGCCGTGCGGCCGGCCAACCGGGCACGCTGAGCGGCCAAACCTCGCCCGCCGAGCTCGCCAGACCCGTGCAAGAAGCCGCCATCATTCCCGCACAAGCGGGAGTCCAAAACGGCACTTCGCCTGCACCCGCGCGTTCGCGAGGACGAACTTCTGACCCCGGACCAGGGGTGCCGGCCGCATGCATCAGTTTGATGTCCGCGCCCGCGCTGAAAAAGCGGCCGCTTGCGCGAAACACGAGCGCCGCGCAAGCCGGCAGTGTGGCCGCCCGCTCGAGCAATTCGCGCAGCTCGGCCACGTCGTCGAAGCCCATCGCGTTCGCGGGCGGGCGCGCCATGTCGACCACGAATACTCCTGGGACATCGGCTGTAACGAACTCGAACATCGGCGCGATCGCTCCTTGCTCCAAACGCGTCCACTCAATACACGGCGCTCCCGGGACTGTCAATCGATGCACGAGTGGTGTGCTCGCCGCGCGTTGACAGCGCCTGGGGCTTGCGCTCCAATCGATGGACGAGACGCTATCGAGCCCGCGTATGGGTCCGAAAGGCGAGGTCGGCATTGAATACGCGCGCACACTGGTCGAGCGAGCTCGATTCGAGCTACCTCGACTGGCCATTCCTGGATGACAGCCACCGCCAGCTCGCACGCGACCTGGCGCACTGGGCGGACGAGAACCTGGACGCATCGGCGAGCGCCGAAGACGATGCCGAGCGAACGGTGATCGACCTCGTGCGCCGGCTCGGCGCGGGCGGGTGGCTGCGCTACGTCGTGCCGAGTGCGCTGGGCGGTGTTACCCCACGGCTCGACGTTCGCAGCTTGTGCCTCATCCGCGAGGTTCTTGCGCGTCACGCCGGGCTGGCCGATTTTGCGTTCGCGATGCAAGGTCTGGGCAGCGGCGCCATCACCTTGTTCGGAACGCCTGAGCAGCAGCAGCGTTACTTGCCGGCTGTCGCCCGCGGCGATCGGATCGCCGCCTTTGCGCTCTCGGAGCCGGGGGCAGGATCGGATGTCGCCGCACTTTCCATGGCCG encodes:
- a CDS encoding AMP-binding protein, with translation MSAILSLHHPARAAAFYRAGWWRDATLYALLAANARAIPDRPALRDSGRRLSWRELDGWVEAIARDLHAAGLRTGDRVSVWLPNRAETIAVTLACSRNGYVCNPSLHQSYTVAEVVALLERTGSAALFTQPGFGADADSADIFSRIAGLGSIRRVYRARPIAQSGTDPAHALDLRSTAPLPEPCRDADKIVLLAFTSGTTGEPKGVMHSDNTLLANARAMAADWRHDHDIVLLSMSPLTHAIGTIAMAQALVSGFELVVNDLPADCDALAWIQRTGATYVMGVPTHAIDILEAARIRDVHRLGAVKVFYMGGSAIPRETVRALLAMSVTPQSVYGMTENGAHQYTLPDDDAETIAETCGRACAGYEVRVFDADDPDRELPTGQIGEIGGRGACLMLGYFDDQRATEQSFNRDGWFMSGDLGILDTQGRLRVVGRKKDIIIRGGRNIHPARIEDLARAHPAVLKAAAFPVADERLGERVCIGVVLRAGQSLAPEELLLHLTTRGLSKYDLPEYYVSLDALPLTASGKVLKRALVEQVAGGRLRPQAVRPANRAR